A single Nerophis ophidion isolate RoL-2023_Sa linkage group LG26, RoL_Noph_v1.0, whole genome shotgun sequence DNA region contains:
- the LOC133543573 gene encoding complement C1q tumor necrosis factor-related protein 7 isoform X1 yields the protein MGDVKMWAVMALICLCQCGLAQLLKGTPPRLVCSVPGSPGTPGQPGPGGAPGGEGNVGVPGRDGRDGRKGEKGQKGDPGVKGRVGPTGKLGERGGRGPAGKRGPAGQTGEAGPPGASRDGEKGQKGQRGTAGTAGKCRCGDTAPKSAFSAGITSSYPAENTPIKFNKVLFNQGGHYTPQTGKFRCAYPGIYYFSYHVTLANKHLAIALMHNGQYRLKTFDANTGNHDVASGSTLIHLDPDDQASCSTLTPTYWTPWQRTSHPDNTAKDSGNSVGCSIQNPQSHLIFMMM from the exons ATGGGAG ATGTGAAGATGTGGGCCGTCATGGCGCTGATCTGCCTGTGCCAATGTGGACTGGCGCAGCTGCTGAAGGGAACGCCTCCCCGTCTAGTCTGCAGCGTTCCCGGATCGCCCGGCACCCCCGGCCAGCCCGGCCCCGGCGGGGCCCCGGGAGGAGAGGGGAACGTGGGTGTCCCCGGCAGAGACGGCAGAGACGGCAGGAAAGGGGAAAAAGGACAGAAGGGAGACCCAG GTGTGAAAGGCAGAGTCGGGCCGACAGGTAAGCTTGGCGAGCGAGGTGGGCGTGGCCCTGCAGGTAAACGAGGACCTGCGGGACAGACCGGTGAGGCGGGCCCGCCGGGCGCTAGCCGTGACGGCGAGAAAGGACAAAAGGGCCAACGCGGGACCGCCGGCACCGCGGGAAAATGCCGATGCGGCGACACGGCTCCCAAGTCAGCGTTCTCAGCTGGCATCACCAGCAGCTACCCCGCCGAGAACACGCCCATCAAGTTCAACAAGGTGCTCTTCAACCAGGGCGGCCACTACACCCCCCAGACGGGCAAGTTCAGGTGTGCCTACCCGGGCATTTACTACTTCTCCTACCACGTCACACTGGCCAACAAACACCTGGCCATCGCCCTGATGCACAACGGCCAGTATCGCCTCAAGACCTTCGACGCCAACACGGGAAACCACGACGTGGCTTCTGGCTCCACGCTGATACACCTGGATCCTGACGACCAG GCTTCCTGCTCTACGCTGACGCCAACTTATTGGACGCCATGGCAGAGGACGTCGCACCCTGACAACACCGCTAAGGATTCTGGGAATTCTGTGGGTTGTTCTATCCAAAACCCCCAATCACATCTTATATTCATGATGATGTGA
- the LOC133543573 gene encoding complement C1q tumor necrosis factor-related protein 7 isoform X3, with the protein MGDVKMWAVMALICLCQCGLAQLLKGTPPRLVCSVPGSPGTPGQPGPGGAPGGEGNVGVPGRDGRDGRKGEKGQKGDPGVKGRVGPTGKLGERGGRGPAGKRGPAGQTGEAGPPGASRDGEKGQKGQRGTAGTAGKCRCGDTAPKSAFSAGITSSYPAENTPIKFNKVLFNQGGHYTPQTGKFRCAYPGIYYFSYHVTLANKHLAIALMHNGQYRLKTFDANTGNHDVASGSTLIHLDPDDQVWMEVFYHDQNGLFADQSWADSLFSGFLLYADANLLDAMAEDVAP; encoded by the exons ATGGGAG ATGTGAAGATGTGGGCCGTCATGGCGCTGATCTGCCTGTGCCAATGTGGACTGGCGCAGCTGCTGAAGGGAACGCCTCCCCGTCTAGTCTGCAGCGTTCCCGGATCGCCCGGCACCCCCGGCCAGCCCGGCCCCGGCGGGGCCCCGGGAGGAGAGGGGAACGTGGGTGTCCCCGGCAGAGACGGCAGAGACGGCAGGAAAGGGGAAAAAGGACAGAAGGGAGACCCAG GTGTGAAAGGCAGAGTCGGGCCGACAGGTAAGCTTGGCGAGCGAGGTGGGCGTGGCCCTGCAGGTAAACGAGGACCTGCGGGACAGACCGGTGAGGCGGGCCCGCCGGGCGCTAGCCGTGACGGCGAGAAAGGACAAAAGGGCCAACGCGGGACCGCCGGCACCGCGGGAAAATGCCGATGCGGCGACACGGCTCCCAAGTCAGCGTTCTCAGCTGGCATCACCAGCAGCTACCCCGCCGAGAACACGCCCATCAAGTTCAACAAGGTGCTCTTCAACCAGGGCGGCCACTACACCCCCCAGACGGGCAAGTTCAGGTGTGCCTACCCGGGCATTTACTACTTCTCCTACCACGTCACACTGGCCAACAAACACCTGGCCATCGCCCTGATGCACAACGGCCAGTATCGCCTCAAGACCTTCGACGCCAACACGGGAAACCACGACGTGGCTTCTGGCTCCACGCTGATACACCTGGATCCTGACGACCAGGTGTGGATGGAGGTCTTCTACCACGACCAGAACGGTTTATTTGCCGACCAGAGCTGGGCTGACAGTTTGTTTTCAGGCTTCCTGCTCTACGCTGACGCCAACTTATTGGACGCCATGGCAGAGGACGTCGCACCCTGA
- the LOC133543573 gene encoding complement C1q tumor necrosis factor-related protein 7 isoform X2 gives MDVKMWAVMALICLCQCGLAQLLKGTPPRLVCSVPGSPGTPGQPGPGGAPGGEGNVGVPGRDGRDGRKGEKGQKGDPGVKGRVGPTGKLGERGGRGPAGKRGPAGQTGEAGPPGASRDGEKGQKGQRGTAGTAGKCRCGDTAPKSAFSAGITSSYPAENTPIKFNKVLFNQGGHYTPQTGKFRCAYPGIYYFSYHVTLANKHLAIALMHNGQYRLKTFDANTGNHDVASGSTLIHLDPDDQASCSTLTPTYWTPWQRTSHPDNTAKDSGNSVGCSIQNPQSHLIFMMM, from the exons ATGG ATGTGAAGATGTGGGCCGTCATGGCGCTGATCTGCCTGTGCCAATGTGGACTGGCGCAGCTGCTGAAGGGAACGCCTCCCCGTCTAGTCTGCAGCGTTCCCGGATCGCCCGGCACCCCCGGCCAGCCCGGCCCCGGCGGGGCCCCGGGAGGAGAGGGGAACGTGGGTGTCCCCGGCAGAGACGGCAGAGACGGCAGGAAAGGGGAAAAAGGACAGAAGGGAGACCCAG GTGTGAAAGGCAGAGTCGGGCCGACAGGTAAGCTTGGCGAGCGAGGTGGGCGTGGCCCTGCAGGTAAACGAGGACCTGCGGGACAGACCGGTGAGGCGGGCCCGCCGGGCGCTAGCCGTGACGGCGAGAAAGGACAAAAGGGCCAACGCGGGACCGCCGGCACCGCGGGAAAATGCCGATGCGGCGACACGGCTCCCAAGTCAGCGTTCTCAGCTGGCATCACCAGCAGCTACCCCGCCGAGAACACGCCCATCAAGTTCAACAAGGTGCTCTTCAACCAGGGCGGCCACTACACCCCCCAGACGGGCAAGTTCAGGTGTGCCTACCCGGGCATTTACTACTTCTCCTACCACGTCACACTGGCCAACAAACACCTGGCCATCGCCCTGATGCACAACGGCCAGTATCGCCTCAAGACCTTCGACGCCAACACGGGAAACCACGACGTGGCTTCTGGCTCCACGCTGATACACCTGGATCCTGACGACCAG GCTTCCTGCTCTACGCTGACGCCAACTTATTGGACGCCATGGCAGAGGACGTCGCACCCTGACAACACCGCTAAGGATTCTGGGAATTCTGTGGGTTGTTCTATCCAAAACCCCCAATCACATCTTATATTCATGATGATGTGA